The genomic DNA AGAAGCGCAGCTCGCGCCCCGCCAGCCGCGCGTCCTCCAACTCGCGCTCGGTCGCCGCCACCTCCCGGTTGATGGTGCCCGCCACCACCTGCTCCCGGTTTACCCAGTCGGCCGCCATCTGCGTGCGCATGTCGTCATCCAGCGCCCGGTGCGAGTAATGAGCCAGGACCTCCtgatggagagggggggagggtgcATTCCATTAGGGGCTGACTTATGCTTTAGTTTTATTGGGGTACTTAATCCAGATACTGAGCACTTAAACTTCACACAAAACGTTAATGACTGTATGCACTGAAGCATGCACGCTTGCAATCTAATGCCATTAAATGGTTTAAGTGTGGTAAGTATATAGTTGCCTTGTATTATTATCAATTCTGCGTGGCCTAAGTGCTGGTTTAGAAACTGATCACTAGTGAAGACATGAATGGTTATAAATACAGTCTGAAAAGTTCCCATTCACCAGTAGCATATGGCAAATACAGAAGCTAGACCCGAAACGCTTAATTTTGAGTTAGGAGATACTTAAATTGTCACAAAAAATTCCATTCTACCTGACGGGAACACTGCCGCTCCCTCATGGCCTTCAAACTTCCATTCCAGTGGAGCAGTTGGAAAACTGTCATTAATTCCTACCAAACCAATCCAACACATATTACGTAAGTAAGAGAGCAATGTACCTCAGGCTCAGAATCATCTGCATTCCTTTATGAATGGAGAAGCAGATCATCTAAATGGTAAGCTTCAAATGCTGCTACAAGATCTACTGTGAAAATCTTTTTGTCAAGGTATCTATGGATGAtttttgtcatttatttgtcatgAATGAATACAAATGCAAGTGAAAAAGAAACATAGGAAATCTTTATACTCTAATATATACTCTACTATACTGTAATATACTATATCAGTAtgtacaaataaaaataaagaagcTCTGATGTCATCCATCATATAACAAATGAGCAATTGTACGGGTACTCATAATAAAGACTAACAGAGAATCCAAACACTTGAGTTCAACCATTGCTGTCTTATTGGTTGTAATTTGTGGAGTCTCCttctataaacatttaatctatgAGAGAAACACTTGAAGGCCTGATGATGTGGTGTGTCTACCTCCCACCACCGGTGACCAAGTTAGGTGAAACACTGTTGTGTAAAAGAGAAATGACATGACGGACAATATGAGTCTGACTAGGTGAAATTTGTATATCTACTGCAAACCAATTTCTGTAGCAGACACAATATAAATTTCATAGCACGAGCTAACATACATCATGAAATTGGGCAGCCTGCAGTGTAGAAACATGTCAAAACAACTGGTGAGATTGTTTGGGTAAGCTAATTCCATTCAACATACAGCATAAACACAATGCCATAAATGGACTGCACAGACATAAGGTCCCAGTACACAGATCATGCTCAAGCAATGAACTTTTCACGCAAGATGCTAGATATCCTTGCAGGCACTTTGATGGCACTCTTGCCTCTACTAAGTGTCCGATCTAAATGGTAAATGAGCGACCCTTGCTCCTCTAAAGCGTTTTACCTGAAACTCGAGCATGGACTTTCCTTTATTGGATTCCAGCATGAAGCGGAATGCGCCAATCCCTGTGTTGGGGTTGTCTGCCTCTTCTCTGTTTCCCTGTGAAaaccagaggtgcgttcaaattcccaaacatatgcaaacgtttgcaaacagtttctgtttgccttgagtttgacgaacgtttgcaaacacttgcaaacagtctgaggaggtagCTCTTCTCGAACATACAGCCGGAGCTGGAAGTGAGCTTGACGTAGGGAACAATGCAATTAtcgttacaatggaatgttgacaccaaatcgttcaaatttaactgttcagagaaaacatgttcACTACAAACGCTTGCCAATGTGTGCCAAATTTGAATGCACCTCAGAAGTGTTGGCTCCTTAACTATGGTCTATTATGAACATAGCATGAGATCTTTTTACATGTCATTGTGCTTCCAGATAAGATATTCAAATGTTCAGATGTTCCTATGCATGGATAGACTATATCCTGAAAATATGCACTATTTACTTGGAATTGTCTGGAAGTGGAAATGTCAGCAAGTGTAATGTCTCTAACAAAACAGAAAAGTTTAAACATTGCATTGTTTTCCACAGCATTTATGTAGGCAACTCTGCATGTTATTTTTGGCATTACTGCATATAGTAACGACCTAACACTTGCTGTGTTgaaaggaaacttatacaaACACTAATCCTTTTTGTTCATAGTTGTTCAGCATATGTTTCTCATTATGGCATCACTGTAGTTAGTACATAGAGATGAGATAAACACATTCCACTGACTGAGTTGTATCTGACAGCCAGTGCTGAATagtttttattttcatcttCGACACGAGGGGATATACATTATGACGTTGCTCCTTACGTTGAATGAGGCGAGAGCTTCGCACACGCTCTTCTCGATGAAGTCGTCTGTGATACGGCGGGATGGGTGCTCATTAAAGACGGAGTTCATCAGAGCAATCTTAGCCGCGCTGCGTCTGGCTTCGGCCTTTGTTGGACAAAACTGTTGACAAAATAGTAAATTAGGTGGTATCCATTGAATGAACTAGCTCAAGCACAAGGAGGATAGCGGAGAGAGAAAAGCTGTCACACAACATTACAATAACATTTCCCATGAGTACAAAATATGTGAGTTAACCCTTGTGTTGTCTTAGGGGTCAACATTTACCTGCTATAATGTTTAACAGCATAGACACCCCCCTAAGAGATCTGTTTACAACTTGAAATTTGGTGACTACTGTGTCCCTAACATTAGAAAAAGTCAAAGATGGCttttgttcatatttccataaAAGCTGTACACAATAAAGATGACTTACATATAACAGAAACACAAAGCACATAGTATACctacacacatacctacacatatCTACAGAGtagactcccacacacacattcacacacctacaaacacacatacacacacactgaaatattGTGATAGAATCTTCTATGGACTGAACTGAACTTTTTGTGGAGGAATGGTCATTTTGATCCGAGGGCAAGGGGAGTATACAGAATATGAGGACAACACAAGGGTTAAAATTATAATGTAGCCAATTGCCaaatttgaaacagttgtgtgtAGTACTGCAAACCTAACGTCATGCAAGTTCAGGGCAAGTTCTCTTAATCATTACAACAGCCAAAACAAAGTCCTCCACAACTAGAATCTGAACTTTGACCTCTTTTCCACGCTTACCTGGAAACTCCCAAAACAGCTTCCCCCAGGAAGGCTGACGTAGCACACGTAGGGGGGGTTGTTGGAGGGGACCATCTCGTAGACCACTAGCGCCCCGTTTCTGAGGTCCGCCCCTCGAGACTGCTTCATCTGCCAGAACTCCTGCAGAGCCTCCACCACGTTCACTGGGAGAAAGACACCATTCGAGGCAAATGAAGAACGGCTTGgggtgtagcctaggcctatttacagGCTGAAGACAGGGATGATCTAATCTACAAATAATCCATTGTTTATGTATGCACAGACCATCCAGAGTGTGCTACAATTCAAAGCTGTTTAAGTGTTTAGAGATTGAATGGCTACAAATACATGCTTTAATTTGTTTCAAATGTTATGATGACTATTCTCACAGAAGTTTATCCAAGTACAGTTTGGCTGAACAAAGTTACATGAAGTGATTCACTGTAAAGACGGCTGCCCAAGAGTATTGGCAGTTGGTCAATTGGTGACATCTAGAGTAATACACAGAATACCATTGACATAAAACATTTGGAATTACTTAAAAATACATCTGTGGGATACAAATGATTAAGAAAGTGCTCCTTCTCTGAAACCATCTTGCAAGCATCTCCTGGGAGGAGGGTCGAGGGCTGCCACATAATCTCTACTACTAACTGTGTATAGCACAAGTAAACCAAGCTATTCCTGCGATTTGCTCTGAAGCATTCCAGGGTGAACACCTGGCCTTACAACAGTTCGATTCGCATCATAACCGTTCAAAGAGGCCAAGAAATTTCATGTGAGCAACGAGATGTTGGCAAAGCGCATTGAGAACTGGAAAATTGGCTAAGAAGACATATTGTGTAAACATCTTAAGCCTGCTTTGGGAAGAATGACCCAGAACAGGATTCATGCTTGTCCAACACGTTCCATAGGAATTCCACTATATATTCCCATAACCTATCGATATGAATGAAAGCAGTAGACATAAAGGCCTATAAGAAAAACAACGAATGTCCGTAAATATTGTAAGATACTTTTACTTTACAGATAGAATGTATGATTAGGTTATGTTTTTGAGCAGAGCATCTGTTGGCTATGGAATGCAAAGAGGAACACCATAGCCAAAACAAATCACTCTTACCTCTTCCATATCCTTGCGTATGTTTTGCAAAACTTCTGACAACGGCATCAACTGCTTCCCGCAACACAGCCGGGTTGGCTGGATTGCATAGCCCAGCACTCGCCATTCCTGCAGCCCCCAGAGTAGCAGAGCCCATGACGCCCAACCCGAGGCTGTGGAACTGTAGCGGCGGCGGAGGCGGCGGTGGTCCCGGGGACACAGATAGGGGAGCCGAGGCGGATTGCGGGGAGGTGGTTGGTACAGTTACACCGGGCCGCAAAGAACGTAAAGTACCAGTAGACCCTGCTCCATATCCCATTCCGTGTCCTATTCCAGATCCTATCCCAGATCCTATCCCGGGCTGTAGACGTTGAGAGCGAAGAGATTCCATTGTCTCAGCAATGACACGCACGGCGAAAAGGAAAAGGTAAAGAAGCCAAACAAAGCGCGGACATTCACAATCGCGCGTATGCTATTTAATACTTTTGCTATATGTTTAGAATAGAGCAAAGCTGTTTTTTCTCAATATATTTTATTAAGACAGAGGATACGACTAATCTGAGCTACAATCCGCTTGTCTATTCCGTTAGTTTTGGTCAGGATTACATTGCCTGGCTGCCAATCTTCAGTGGGCGGAGAAAGATTTTGGTCACGGGGACGGACTGactgataggctacactgtgccTAACATTTATTCACCCATAAATTATGTTACACGCTGCATTTAAACAAACATTCAGAACGAACACAACCGTATCCAACAAAATTAGCATAGCTTTATCTGTGTTTTTTCCGGTCTATATATGACGCCACTAGGGCCAGCCACACAGATGATCCACAAGGCCAATCTCGAGGCGTCTGCGGGCTTGTCAAGGCCACGTTCAAGATAAAGCAGAATGGTTTTGTACATCATCATGAGAATTTTAGACCAGGGGCGGGTCGTCCTGAATGCATTGTGAGCAGCCTAGTTTCTCTGACTTCTTGTATGCATTTGGCTTGTCCATCCTTCTCAGATGTAGACCTACTCAAGTTTTAGAAGTGTCGTAGTCCATGTTCTATGAATATAAATCCAGCTGGTTTATATAGTGTGACAAGTGGTGCTTTGTTCTCGTGTTTATATTGTATCTTTCTGCCTTGATTAAACCAGAACACACCTAAAGATATTCTCTGTCATTGTGTGggtgtagtaggcctaggcctactcatgcttacatttttcatatttcattGCTTTGTTTGTTACTTTGATTTAAAAATGTTACCCACTCATCTACATTACAGTTACATAATGGGTTACACTCTTCATTGTCACCCATGATCAGTTAAGTTCAGTTCAGTCAGATTCAATACTCCTGGATGACCCATagtaacaaaacacacatggcaGCGCACTGAATTACTTCAAGAGCCctttaatggatgttggtgtAGTGAACGACAGACTCATGAGGTAACATGACAGATTAGACTCTTTACTGGCTAATGGCCTTGGTCTGCTCAATCAGCTTCCTGAAGATGTCTTCCATCTGGGCCTGGACGGAGTCGGCCAGGGGCCTGAGCTGAGCCTGGACGGACTCGGCCAGGGGCTTGAGCTGCTCCTCCATGTTGGCGGCAAGGGGCTTGATCTGAGACTGGATCTTCTCAGCCAGAGGCTCCAGCTGGGCTTTGCTGTCCTGAAGGTAGGTCCTGTAAGGAGAAGGTAAGGCaaagcaagtttatttatacagCACATTTAATGTTGTAGCATATGCACATTGTAAATgcaaagtgctttacaaatgatcAGATAAAAGAACATTTGAAAATAAGAGATTAGAAATGCTAAAGTgcattaaaatgtttaaaagaaGACATTGAAACAAAATATTAAAAGGGAGGAGTGTATAAGATCAGCTAAAAGAACACTGAAATAAATATAGTGTAAAAGCAGAGAAGTGTGAGAACATTTGCAGGTTTACTTTTGTGGCTTACATCAATGTTTTAATGTATcttgtgtgtttggttgttgCCATCACTACACCACCATGATCAAATACCTTTCAAAATACTATTAATTCTGTATAGTTTAACTTGGATTGTGCAAGAGCACATGAAAAGAGTACAGCAGAATGCCCTGTTGAGTTACAGCTTGGCAAATGAAAGACACTTACTGGGCCTGAGCGGTGAGCTCGTGGGTCTTGAGGGCCTCGACCAGCTCCTGGGTGGTGCTTGTCAGCTTGGTGGACAGATCCTGGAAGTACTGAGTCAGCCTCTCAATATCGGCGTTGGCATCAGCAGCCTCATTTACTATAAGGACCATCAAAGAAGAAATTAATATATGTGGTGAAACAGTAAACGGCAAATGTTGTGTTAAAatggattgagagagaaagaaagttggTATTCTTTGAGCCAGCATGCTCAGAAATTAGCACAATCTGTGCTTTTGCTATTAGTATGAGTAATCAGGATAAAACTGAAAACCTTATAATTAAACACATtgatattaatatattaatatgtcAGTTGCAGCTTTGTGAAACTCTTAAACCAtccaacattttttaaaaagaaaggaCACATACCGTGGGCCAGAGCCAGCACGGCAAGGACGGCAACCAGAGCGAATTTCATGACTGAAGATCTGGGTTAGGCACCTGACATGGACAAAATCACAGTTATTTCCTTGAAAGGTGAAAATAGATCAATACAACAGTTCCACTCAGAGTAGAAAGTAACTGGCCTGGCTAAACTACTACCACATAACCTTCTCACTGAGACTGAATTACAAATCTCATTCAAACTATACACACTGATGACATTTTACTAATAAGAGTTGACTAGAGAGTTAGCGGAACATGATGTTatccataaaaaaaacaaaaaacaagtcTCAGTCGTATGTCTATTTGCAGTCCAGCAGTTGTGTAGAAGGCCCAGGAGGAGTAGCAGAGGAACTCACCTGTACAGCAGAACCTTTTTGACCTGATGGTACCTGTGTCTCTGTGCTCTTCGTATTTATGGATAAAGGAGCAGAGGGGAGGGGCATACGGGCAGATAAAGGAGTGCAGCATTGATTCCTCATCAGCAATTGAGGGCGTATGCTGACCCTTGTCACAGGGCTGGCCACCAGGGCAACTTTATCAAAGTCCAACGGTCCCCTTCAGTGTGCTGACGCCACACATACTGAAGCTGTGTTTATCTTAGTATTTGATTAAGAATCAAAAGGACATGTGATCTTGACAAGACAAGATGGGAGTTTGTTTTGGAGCCATGTGGTTGAGGACCACAAGCATGCCAGTGTGGATTGCTCAGGTGTTGGTGAATGGTCTCTGACCAGGGATCTCAAAACATTCGCCCCCACACATCTACAACAGTTACACAAACCAGAGATTCCCCTTCTCTTACTCACAGCCATGTGGCAGTTCACTCCATTTTCATTTATTCGAACACCAAATACTGAAAAACACTGCCCACCATACCAGT from Alosa alosa isolate M-15738 ecotype Scorff River chromosome 20, AALO_Geno_1.1, whole genome shotgun sequence includes the following:
- the LOC125284861 gene encoding type-4 ice-structuring protein LS-12-like, with protein sequence MKFALVAVLAVLALAHVNEAADANADIERLTQYFQDLSTKLTSTTQELVEALKTHELTAQAQTYLQDSKAQLEPLAEKIQSQIKPLAANMEEQLKPLAESVQAQLRPLADSVQAQMEDIFRKLIEQTKAISQ
- the lix1l gene encoding LIX1-like protein, with protein sequence MESLRSQRLQPGIGSGIGSGIGHGMGYGAGSTGTLRSLRPGVTVPTTSPQSASAPLSVSPGPPPPPPPLQFHSLGLGVMGSATLGAAGMASAGLCNPANPAVLREAVDAVVRSFAKHTQGYGRVNVVEALQEFWQMKQSRGADLRNGALVVYEMVPSNNPPYVCYVSLPGGSCFGSFQFCPTKAEARRSAAKIALMNSVFNEHPSRRITDDFIEKSVCEALASFNGNREEADNPNTGIGAFRFMLESNKGKSMLEFQELMTVFQLLHWNGSLKAMRERQCSRQEVLAHYSHRALDDDMRTQMAADWVNREQVVAGTINREVAATERELEDARLAGRELRFYKEKKDILMLAVGQLGGANNTATLPHAC